The following coding sequences lie in one Opisthocomus hoazin isolate bOpiHoa1 chromosome 7, bOpiHoa1.hap1, whole genome shotgun sequence genomic window:
- the MED19 gene encoding mediator of RNA polymerase II transcription subunit 19, with protein sequence MENFSALFGGAEPPPAAAAAALGFGPTKAPGAGAAPPPAAAAPPPGEDAARKAAAGPFYLLRELPGTTELTGSTNLITHYNLEHAYNKFCGKKVKEKLSNFLPDLPGMIDLPGSHDNSSLRSLIEKPPICSSSFTPLTGTMLTGFRLHAGPLPEQCRLMHIQPPKKKNKHKHKQSRTQDPVPPETPSDSDHKKKKKKKEEDPERKRKKKEKKKKKNRHSPEHPGVGSSQASSSSSLR encoded by the exons ATGGAGAACTTCTCGGCACTGTTCGGCGGGGccgagccgccgcccgccgccgctgccgccgccctgGGCTTCGGGCCCACCAAGGCGCCGGGCGCCGGGgctgcgccgccccccgccgccgccgcgccgcctccgGGCGAGGACGCGGCCCGCAAggccgccgccggccccttctacctgctgcgggagctgccag GCACCACGGAGCTGACGGGCAGCACCAACCTGATCACGCACTACAACCTGGAGCATGCCTACAATAAGTTCTGCGGCAAGAAGGTGAAGGAGAAGCTCAGCAACTTCCTCCCCGACCTGCCCGGCATGATCGACCTGCCCGGCTCCCACGACAACAGCAGCCTGCGCTCCCTCATTGAGAAGCCCCCCATCTGCAGCAGCTCCTTCACCCCCCTCACCGGCACCATGCTGACGGGCTTCCGCCTCCACGCTGGCCCG CTGCCCGAGCAGTGCCGCCTGATGCACATCCAGCCGCCCAAGAAGAAGAACAAGCACAAGCACAAGCAGAGCCGCACCCAGGATCCCGTCCCCCCAG AAACCCCCTCGGATTCCGaccacaagaagaaaaagaagaaaaaagaggaggatCCGGAgcggaagaggaagaagaaagaaaagaagaaaaagaag AACCGGCACAGCCCGGAGCACCCGGGGGTGGGCAGctcccaggccagcagcagcagcagcttgcgGTGA
- the ZDHHC5 gene encoding palmitoyltransferase ZDHHC5 gives MPAASGKRFKPSKYVPVSAAAIFLVGATTLFFAFTCPGLSLYVSPVIPVYNAVVFLFVLANFSMATFMDPGIFPRAEEDEDKEDDFRAPLYKTVEIKGIQVRMKWCATCRFYRPPRCSHCSVCDNCVEEFDHHCPWVNNCIGRRNYRYFFLFLLSLTTHIMGVFGFGLLYVLYQVEELSGVRMAVTMVVMCVAGLFFIPVAGLTGFHVVLVARGRTTNEQVTGKFRGGVNPFTNGCCKNVSRVLCSSPAPRYLGRPKAEQTVLVRPPFLRPEVSDSQITVKIMDNGIQTELKRTKSKGSLEVTESQSADAEPPPPPKPDLSRYTGLRTHLTLATNEDSSLLGKDSPPTPTMYKYRPGYSSSSSSAALPHSTSAKLSRVNSLKEPNSICDSSRKPSYRSEPSLEPESFRSPTFGKSFHFDPLSSGSRSSSLKSAQGTGFEMGHLQSIRSEGTTSTSYKSLVNQTRNGSLSYDSLLTPSDSPDFESVQAGPEPDAPVGYTSPFLSARIAQQRDTDLHGRFAGTVSPKHAPPREPSPVRYDNLSRHIVASIQEREKLLQQPPAPGREEDAGLPDSGIQSTPGSSNAPRTSSSSDDSKRSPLGKNPLTRPAPPRFGKPEPPHTLRVRLLGSPEQPAAPHLGKAVSYSSQKPAPQASVPETEEVALQPLLAPKDEVQMRTAYSKSNGQPKSLGSAPPGPGQVPLSSPTRGGVKKVSGVGGTTYEISV, from the exons ATGCCAGCAGCATCTGGAAAGAGATTCAAACCCAGCAAATACGTTCCAGTCTCAGCTGCTGCCATCTTCCTAGTGGGAGCCACCACCCTCTTCTTTGCCTTCAC GTGCCCAGGGCTCAGTCTGTACGTCTCCCCAGTCATTCCTGTCTACAATGCCGTCGTCTTCCTCTTCGTGCTGGCCAACTTCAGTATGGCCACCTTCATGGACCCAGGCATATTCCCACGAG CTGAGGAGGACGAGGACAAGGAGGACGACTTCCGAGCTCCGCTCTACAAGACGGTGGAGATCAAGGGCATTCAGGTGCGCATGAAGTGGTGTGCGACCTGCCGCTTCTACCGGCCGCCGCGCTGCTCCCACTGCAGCGTCTGCGACAACTGTGTGGAG GAGTTTGACCATCACTGTCCCTGGGTCAACAACTGCATCGGGCGCCGCAATTACCGCTActtcttcctcttcttgctgTCGCTCACCACGCACATCATGGGGGTGTTTGGCTTCGGCCTGCTCTACGTCCTCTACCAGGTGGAGGAGCTCTCCGGCGTCCGCATGGCCGTCAC TATGGTGGTGATGTGCGTGGCCGGCTTATTCTTCATTCCTGTCGCTGGCCTTACGGGGTTCCATGTGGTGCTCGTGGCGAGGGGCCGCACGACCAACGAACAG GTGACAGGCAAGTTCCGCGGTGGTGTCAACCCCTTCACCAATGGTTGCTGTAAGAACGTCAGCCGGGTCCTCTGCAGCTCCCCGGCCCCGAG GTACCTCGGGCGCCCGAAGGCCGAGCAGACGgtgctggtgagaccccccttcTTGCGGCCTGAGGTGTCAGACAGTCAGATCACTGTCAAGATCATGGACAACGGTATCCAGACAGAGCTGAAGAGGACAAAG TCCAAAGGAAGCCTGGAGGTGACGGAGAGCCAGTCTGCCgacgccgagccgccccccccacctaAGCCAGACCTCAGCCGCTACACGGGCCTGAGGACACACTTAACCCTGGCCACCAACGAGG acagcagcttGCTAGGCAAGGACAGCCCCCCGACCCCCACTATGTACAAGTACCGGCCCggctacagcagcagcagcagctcggcAGCCTTGCCCCACTCCACCAGCGCCAAG CTGAGCCGCGTGAACAGCCTGAAGGAGCCCAACTCCATTTGCGACAGCAGCCGCAAGCCCAGCTACCGTTCGGAGCCGAGCCTGGAGCCTGAGAGCTTCCGCTCGCCTACCTTCGGCAAGAGCTTCCACTTCGACCCGCTCTCCAGCGGCTCCCGCTCCTCCAGCCTCAAGTCCGCCCAGGGCACCGGCTTTGAGATGGGCCACCTCCAGTCCATCCGCTCCGAGGGCACCACCTCCACCTCCTACAAGAGCCTGGTGAACCAGACGCGCAACGGCAGCCTGTCCTACGACAGCCTGCTCACGCCCTCCGACAGCCCCGACTTCGAGTCGGTGCAGGCGGGCCCGGAGCCCGACGCGCCGGTGGGTTACACCTCGCCCTTCCTCTCGGCCCGCATCGCCCAGCAGCGAGACACCGACCTGCACGGCCGCTTCGCCGGCACCGTCTCGCCCAAGCATGCGCCGCCCCGCGAGCCCTCGCCCGTGCGCTATGACAATCTCTCCCGGCACATCGTGGCCTCCATCCAGGAGCGGgagaagctgctgcagcagccaccgGCCCCGGGCAGGGAGGAGGACGCGGGGCTGCCGGACTCGGGCATCCAGTCGACGCCAGGCTCCAGCAACGCGCCCCGCACCAGCTCTTCTTCGGACGATTCGAAGCGCTCGCCCCTGGGCAAGAACCCGCTcacccgcccggcccccccccgcttTGGCAAGCCTGAGCCCCCCCACACACTGCGGGTGCGCTTGCTGGGCTCCCCCGAGcagcccgctgccccccaccTCGGCAAAGCCGTGTCTTACAGCAGCCAAAAACCAGCGCCTCAGGCCAGCGTCCCCGAGACGGAGGAGGTGGCTTTGCAGCCCTTGCTGGCACCAAA ggACGAGGTGCAGATGAGAACAGCCTACAGCAAGTCCAACGGGCAGCCCAAGAGCCTGGGCTCGGCCCCCCCGGGCCCGGGGCAGGTGCCCCTCAGCAGCCCCACCCGTGGCGGAGTCAAGAAGGTCTCCGGCGTGGGGGGGACCACCTACGAGATCTCGGTATGA